In one window of Heterodontus francisci isolate sHetFra1 chromosome 24, sHetFra1.hap1, whole genome shotgun sequence DNA:
- the LOC137383279 gene encoding uncharacterized protein has protein sequence MALQETLLNATHLSDYFNSTHSLSDDGNSTNILSGFDNFTIIEIMKAQDLISKSVYIYSVFGLVGLLMGFFILVIYIGNYRKKRKFKQFDIILFSLTVADLSLILFSLTDIVRPEFVVTTPLGCAVLSFFFNVFYFYTGYIHIVIFFFLVCDHMALARKALNKLLISILVAMGLSILFSILVTALIGAGREPSESVNCHVDPLEAPAAYSIVKFTFGFLMSTLIIMGFILNFLIHSTCMQNSQDLQDCRKRVHPHRVCLALVTVTFICRLIYNILLLLRPQKVRNDYTYLKHELLVIIGELFMFSGSSLCLIFIVIFHEMTKDAARETLKCITEPCWGINANRNHNVMLPRIEIKENHEDSASLD, from the coding sequence ATGGCTTTGCAAGAAACACTCCTTAATGCGACCCATCTCTCAGATTACTTCAACTCTACCCACTCTCTGTCAGACGATGGCAATTCCACAAACATTCTTTCAGGTTTTGACAACTTCACAATCATTGAGATTATGAAAGCACAAGATTTAATCTCAAAAAGTGTTTACATCTACAGCGTGTTTGGACTTGTGGGACTCCTAATGGGCTTCTTCATCCTAGTCATTTATATTGGAAACTACAGAAAGAAAAGAAAATTCAAACAATTTGACATTATTCTATTCTCCCTGACAGTGGCAGATCTCTCACTCATTCTTTTCTCACTTACTGATATAGTCAGACCAGAGTTTGTAGTAACCACTCCTCTTGGTTGTGCAGTCCTCTCATTTTTCTTCAATGTCTTCTACTTCTACACGGGATACATTCACATCGTGATTTTCTTCTTCTTAGTGTGTGACCACATGGCACTGGCGAGAAAAGCACTGAATAAATTACTCATCTCCATCCTTGTTGCAATGGGCCTAAGCATCCTCTTCTCCATCCTGGTCACGGCGCTAATTGGAGCCGGACGAGAGCCAAGCGAATCAGTGAACTGCCATGTAGACCCACTGGAGGCCCCAGCAGCGTACAGCATCGTCAAGTTTACCTTTGGATTCCTAATGTCAACGCTTATCATTATGGGCTTTATCCTGAATTTCCTAATTCATTCCACATGCATGCAGAATTCACAGGACCTGCAAGACTGCAGGAAGCGTGTCCATCCCCACCGCGTTTGTCTGGCGTTGGTCACAGTAACCTTTATTTGCCGTCTGATTTATAACATTCTGCTTCTCCTCCGACCACAAAAGGTTAGAAATGATTATACCTATCTCAAACACGAGTTGCTGGTGATTATTGGAGAGTTGTTCATGTTTTCTGGGAGCAGCCTGTGCCTGATATTCATCGTAATTTTTCATGAGATGACGAAAGATGCGGCCAGGGAAACCCTGAAGTGCATCACCGAGCCCTGCTGGGGGATCAATGCCAACAGAAACCACAATGTCATGCTTCCCAGGATTGAGATCAAGGAGAACCATGAAGATTCTGCTTCGCTCGACTGA